From a single Paraburkholderia edwinii genomic region:
- a CDS encoding NAD-glutamate dehydrogenase, whose product MQAKNEEAVAHLLNDVVEFARSRLPEPAFAIVEPFLRHYYDFVDADELQSRNIPDLYGAAMAHWQTAQRFVPGSERLRVYNPILEQHGWHSDHTVLEIVNDDMPFLVDSVSMAVNGLGLSLHSVVHPVFRIWRGKDGNIERVAVGGSAPDDGQSQLASFIHFEVDRCGDAAKLEALRASIARVLGDVRAAVEDWQKIADIARGTIKDLAARETSADGVEARAFLEWMVADHFTFLGQRDYELVSHGGGFGLRAVPGTGLGILRDALRDEPTPDVTPLPPAAAEIISGALPIFLTKANSRATVHRPGYLDYVGVKLVGRDGKITGERRFIGLYTSTAYIGSAADIPIVRRKIANIVRRAGFLPKGHLGKSLVTVLETYPRDELIQADEKDLYDISMGILRLQEHQRTRIFVRRDRFDRFVSCLVFVPREKYTTDLRRRIAKLLLEVFNGKAVEFTPLLSESTLARIHFVVRAEPGAMHEVDTRELETRLVQVSRRWQDDLADALLDAFGEEQGNRLLQHYADSFPAGYRDDYAARTAVRDIELIERVQATGHLAMNLYRPIESAPRAFRFKVYRVGDPIALSRSLPMLEHLGVRVDEERPYLIEAPHAQPAWIHDFGLELADETEFDIERVKDLFEDAFEQVWCGTIENDSLNKLVLSAHLAAREVTILRAYAKYLRQVGSTFSDAYIVGAVTGNPAIARVLVELFIARFDPSPGTGREARVERLLQVIEGALDQVPNLDEDRILRQFLGVINASVRTNYFHRDAQGKPMPYLSFKFDPAKVPGLPEPKPMFEIWVYSPRVEGVHLRGGRVARGGLRWSDRREDFRTEVLGLMKAQMVKNVVIVPVGSKGGFVVKNPPPQTDREAWLREGVACYQTFLRGLLDLTDNRSGTEIVPPSDVVRHDPDDPYLVVAADKGTATFSDYANAISQQYGFWLDDAFASGGSVGYDHKKMAITARGAWESVKRHFREMGVDTQAADFTVVGVGDMSGDVFGNGMLLSPHIKLVAAFDHRHVFLDPNPDTATSFAERQRLFGLERSSWADYDPSLISAGGGIFPRTAKTVPISAAVQAVLGISATALTPNELMRAILQAPVDLLYNGGIGTYVKASHETHAQVGDRTNDAVRVNGSELRCKVVAEGGNLGLTQYGRIEFAQRGGRINTDAIDNSAGVDCSDHEVNIKILLGLVVADGEMTDKQRNALLAEMTEEVGLLVLQDNYYQTQALSIAGRYAADLLDMETRLMRYLERIGRLNRVIEFLPTDEQINERHAEKQGLTSPERAVLLAYSKMWLYDALLESDVPEDALVAGMLAGYFPQPLRERFDEPMHRHPLRREILATFLTNGLVNRVGCAFVHRMMEETDAQPGDIVRACLMARSVFDLDDVWRRIDALDNRVPDDVQARMFVEITRLLESAALWFLRHLQTGELHDGGAAALIGRCRDAAQRLAPQLPALLPAADIEALSERQRVLVDAGVDSDLAVRVASGEIPAALLDIAEVAATSGRSLEQVAGVYFALGTQLNYHWISERAAALPTPTHWDVMARAAALAELARLKRQLATSALAQAPDASDMTEPGTLVEAWRARRETALARYAQLLNDLRAAGGASLSMLLVVVREMAALERHCMPSGTT is encoded by the coding sequence ATGCAAGCGAAAAACGAAGAAGCCGTCGCGCATCTGCTCAACGATGTCGTCGAGTTCGCGCGGAGCCGGTTGCCCGAACCGGCCTTCGCAATAGTCGAACCTTTCCTGCGGCATTACTACGATTTCGTCGACGCCGACGAACTGCAAAGCCGCAATATTCCTGACCTGTACGGCGCCGCGATGGCGCACTGGCAAACCGCGCAGCGTTTTGTGCCGGGCAGCGAACGGCTGCGTGTGTACAACCCGATTCTTGAACAGCACGGCTGGCATTCGGACCATACGGTCCTCGAGATCGTCAACGACGACATGCCGTTTCTGGTCGACTCCGTATCGATGGCGGTGAACGGCCTCGGGCTTTCGCTGCATTCGGTGGTGCACCCCGTGTTCCGCATCTGGCGCGGCAAGGACGGCAATATCGAGCGCGTTGCCGTCGGCGGCTCGGCCCCGGACGACGGACAATCGCAGCTCGCCTCGTTTATCCATTTCGAAGTGGACCGTTGCGGCGACGCGGCGAAGCTCGAAGCGTTGCGCGCCTCGATTGCGCGCGTGCTCGGCGACGTGCGCGCCGCCGTCGAGGACTGGCAGAAGATCGCCGATATCGCGCGCGGCACGATCAAGGACCTGGCCGCGCGTGAAACGAGCGCGGACGGCGTCGAAGCACGCGCGTTTCTCGAATGGATGGTCGCCGATCACTTCACGTTTCTCGGCCAGCGCGATTACGAGCTCGTCTCGCACGGCGGCGGCTTCGGTCTGCGCGCGGTGCCGGGCACGGGCCTCGGCATCCTGCGCGATGCCTTGCGCGACGAACCCACGCCCGATGTGACGCCGTTGCCGCCCGCGGCCGCGGAAATTATCAGCGGCGCATTGCCGATCTTCCTGACGAAGGCCAATTCGCGCGCGACCGTGCACCGGCCCGGTTATCTCGACTATGTCGGCGTGAAGCTCGTCGGGCGCGATGGAAAGATTACCGGCGAGCGGCGTTTCATCGGGCTTTACACATCGACCGCCTATATCGGTTCGGCTGCCGACATTCCGATCGTCCGCCGCAAAATAGCCAATATCGTGCGGCGCGCGGGTTTTCTGCCGAAAGGCCACCTCGGCAAATCGCTGGTCACGGTGCTCGAAACCTATCCGCGCGACGAACTGATTCAGGCCGACGAAAAAGATCTGTACGACATCTCGATGGGCATCCTGCGCTTGCAGGAACATCAGCGCACGCGTATTTTCGTGCGGCGCGACCGCTTCGACCGCTTCGTATCGTGCCTCGTGTTCGTGCCGCGCGAAAAGTACACGACCGACCTGCGCCGGCGCATCGCCAAGCTGCTGCTCGAAGTGTTCAACGGTAAAGCGGTCGAGTTCACGCCGTTGTTATCGGAGTCGACGCTGGCGCGGATTCACTTCGTCGTGCGCGCGGAGCCGGGCGCAATGCATGAGGTCGATACACGCGAGCTCGAAACGCGGCTCGTGCAGGTTTCGCGCCGCTGGCAGGACGATCTCGCCGACGCGCTGCTCGACGCGTTCGGCGAAGAGCAGGGCAACCGTCTGCTGCAGCACTATGCCGATTCGTTTCCGGCCGGCTATCGCGACGACTACGCGGCACGCACGGCAGTACGCGATATCGAGCTGATCGAGCGCGTGCAGGCAACCGGCCACCTCGCGATGAACCTGTACAGGCCGATCGAATCGGCGCCGCGCGCGTTCCGCTTCAAGGTGTACCGCGTCGGCGACCCGATCGCGCTGTCGCGCAGCCTGCCGATGCTCGAGCATCTCGGCGTGCGCGTCGACGAAGAGCGCCCGTATCTGATCGAAGCGCCGCATGCGCAGCCCGCATGGATTCACGACTTCGGCCTGGAACTGGCCGACGAAACCGAATTCGATATCGAGCGCGTGAAAGACCTGTTCGAAGACGCGTTCGAACAGGTCTGGTGCGGCACCATCGAAAACGACAGTCTGAACAAACTCGTGCTGAGCGCGCATCTGGCCGCGCGCGAGGTGACGATCCTGCGCGCGTACGCGAAGTATTTGCGGCAGGTCGGGTCGACCTTCAGCGATGCGTATATCGTGGGCGCGGTAACCGGGAATCCGGCCATCGCGCGCGTGCTCGTCGAGCTATTTATCGCGCGCTTCGATCCGTCGCCGGGCACGGGGCGCGAAGCGCGCGTCGAGAGGCTGCTGCAAGTGATCGAAGGCGCGCTCGATCAGGTGCCCAATCTCGACGAAGACCGCATCCTGCGCCAGTTTCTCGGCGTGATCAACGCGTCGGTGCGCACGAACTATTTTCATCGCGACGCGCAGGGCAAGCCGATGCCGTATCTGTCGTTCAAGTTCGATCCCGCGAAAGTGCCGGGCCTGCCCGAACCGAAGCCGATGTTCGAAATCTGGGTCTATTCGCCGCGTGTGGAAGGCGTCCATCTGCGCGGCGGACGCGTCGCGCGCGGCGGCTTGCGCTGGTCCGATCGCCGCGAGGATTTCCGCACCGAAGTGCTCGGGCTCATGAAAGCGCAGATGGTGAAGAACGTCGTGATCGTGCCGGTCGGCTCGAAAGGCGGCTTTGTCGTGAAGAATCCGCCGCCGCAAACGGATCGCGAAGCGTGGCTGCGCGAAGGCGTCGCGTGCTACCAGACGTTTTTGCGCGGACTGCTCGATCTGACCGACAACCGCTCGGGCACAGAGATCGTGCCGCCGTCCGACGTCGTGCGCCACGATCCGGACGATCCGTATCTCGTCGTCGCGGCGGACAAAGGCACGGCGACGTTCTCCGACTACGCGAACGCGATCTCGCAGCAATACGGCTTCTGGCTCGACGATGCCTTCGCATCGGGCGGCTCGGTCGGCTACGACCACAAGAAAATGGCGATTACCGCGCGCGGCGCGTGGGAGTCGGTCAAGCGGCACTTCCGCGAAATGGGCGTCGATACGCAGGCGGCCGACTTCACCGTGGTCGGTGTCGGCGATATGTCGGGCGATGTGTTCGGCAACGGCATGCTGCTGTCGCCGCATATCAAACTCGTGGCGGCGTTCGATCACCGTCATGTGTTTCTCGATCCGAACCCCGATACGGCGACGAGTTTTGCCGAACGGCAGCGACTGTTCGGCCTCGAGCGTTCGAGCTGGGCCGATTACGATCCTTCGCTGATCTCGGCGGGCGGCGGCATTTTCCCGCGCACCGCGAAAACGGTGCCGATCTCGGCCGCGGTGCAAGCTGTGCTCGGCATTAGCGCGACGGCGCTGACGCCGAACGAACTGATGCGCGCGATTCTGCAGGCGCCGGTCGATCTGCTGTACAACGGCGGCATCGGCACCTATGTGAAAGCGAGCCATGAAACGCATGCGCAGGTCGGCGACCGGACGAACGACGCGGTGCGCGTGAACGGCAGCGAACTGCGCTGCAAGGTCGTCGCCGAAGGCGGCAATCTCGGCCTGACGCAATACGGCCGCATCGAATTCGCGCAACGCGGTGGGCGCATCAATACCGATGCGATCGACAATTCCGCGGGTGTCGACTGTTCGGATCACGAAGTGAACATCAAGATCCTGTTAGGACTGGTGGTCGCGGACGGCGAGATGACCGACAAGCAGCGCAACGCCCTGCTGGCGGAAATGACCGAGGAAGTCGGCCTGCTCGTGCTGCAGGACAACTACTATCAGACGCAGGCGCTATCGATCGCGGGCCGCTACGCAGCCGATCTGCTCGATATGGAGACGCGTCTGATGCGCTATCTCGAACGCATCGGCCGCTTGAACCGCGTGATCGAGTTCCTTCCGACCGACGAGCAGATCAACGAACGGCATGCGGAGAAGCAGGGCCTGACGTCGCCGGAACGCGCGGTGCTGCTCGCGTACAGCAAGATGTGGTTGTACGACGCGCTGCTCGAATCGGACGTGCCCGAAGATGCGCTCGTGGCCGGCATGCTCGCCGGGTACTTCCCGCAGCCGCTGCGCGAGCGCTTCGACGAGCCGATGCATCGACATCCGCTGCGCCGCGAGATTCTCGCGACGTTTCTGACGAACGGTCTGGTTAACCGCGTCGGCTGCGCATTCGTGCACCGGATGATGGAGGAAACCGACGCGCAACCGGGCGATATCGTGCGCGCGTGTCTGATGGCGCGTAGCGTCTTCGATCTCGACGACGTATGGCGCAGGATCGACGCGCTCGACAATCGCGTGCCCGACGATGTGCAGGCGCGCATGTTCGTCGAAATCACGCGGTTGCTCGAAAGTGCGGCGCTGTGGTTCCTGCGTCATCTGCAAACGGGCGAGCTTCACGATGGCGGCGCAGCGGCGCTGATCGGGCGCTGCCGCGACGCGGCGCAGCGGCTCGCGCCGCAATTGCCGGCGCTGCTGCCGGCAGCCGATATCGAGGCGTTGTCCGAGCGGCAGCGTGTGCTGGTCGATGCCGGTGTGGATAGCGATCTTGCCGTGCGCGTGGCAAGCGGCGAAATTCCGGCCGCGCTGCTCGATATCGCCGAAGTCGCGGCGACGAGCGGCCGCAGCCTCGAACAGGTCGCGGGCGTCTATTTCGCGCTCGGCACGCAGCTGAACTATCACTGGATCAGCGAGCGCGCCGCCGCACTGCCGACGCCCACGCATTGGGACGTGATGGCCCGCGCCGCGGCGCTCGCCGAACTGGCGCGCCTGAAACGCCAGCTTGCGACGAGTGCGCTGGCGCAAGCGCCGGATGCATCCGACATGACCGAGCCCGGCACGCTTGTCGAAGCGTGGCGCGCACGGCGCGAAACCGCGCTCGCGCGCTATGCGCAATTGCTCAACGATCTGCGTGCGGCCGGCGGCGCAAGCTTGTCGATGCTGCTCGTCGTGGTGCGTGAAATGGCGGCGCTGGAGCGGCATTGCATGCCATCAGGCACCACTTGA
- a CDS encoding acetate kinase yields MKREPLRRFRTISYATLFLFFHAELHAQSIDDQSAQENVATLRQELNNRIKELDALKRKLAEEEANFQQLSRALDAKLLETKRGAGEPSTQPAPQAIAPSPQQPVGQAPVPDTAPPAVAPIFDQPGVLTPRNKLTLEPSFQFGYSSSDRVALVGYTIIPALLIGLIDVREIKSTVLTAGLAARYGITNRMEIEVRVPYVYSTNDTVSREVFTGSAQDNVFNSSGHDIGDVEMTLRYQLNEGGPDKFYYVGWLRFKTATGKSPFDVVTDCVTRCIGNTTGTGLPLEQPTGSGFYAIQPGLTWLFPSDPVVFFGNFSYLHSFGRSDLSLTILNGEKDFVGRVQPGDIWGFNIGMGLALNEKSSFSIGYDQSIVLPTKQNGETVPGSVRVVLGTLLVGYSYRLSPKTTLNFSLGAGLTRDTPDITLTFRLPITF; encoded by the coding sequence ATGAAGCGCGAGCCATTGCGGCGTTTTCGCACGATCAGCTATGCGACTTTATTTCTTTTCTTTCATGCCGAATTACATGCGCAGTCGATTGACGATCAGTCCGCACAGGAAAATGTTGCAACGCTTCGCCAGGAATTGAACAACCGCATTAAAGAACTCGACGCATTGAAGCGGAAACTCGCCGAGGAAGAAGCGAATTTCCAGCAATTGAGCCGCGCGCTCGATGCGAAGTTGCTTGAAACGAAACGCGGGGCGGGTGAACCCTCAACCCAACCCGCACCTCAGGCCATCGCCCCTTCACCACAACAACCGGTCGGCCAGGCGCCGGTGCCCGACACCGCGCCGCCAGCCGTCGCACCGATCTTCGATCAGCCGGGCGTGCTGACGCCGCGTAACAAGCTCACACTCGAGCCGTCGTTCCAGTTCGGCTATTCGTCGTCGGACCGCGTGGCGTTAGTCGGCTACACGATCATTCCAGCGTTGCTAATCGGCCTGATCGACGTGCGCGAAATCAAATCGACCGTGCTGACCGCGGGGCTCGCGGCACGCTATGGCATCACGAACCGGATGGAAATCGAAGTGCGCGTGCCGTACGTGTATTCGACCAACGACACGGTCAGCCGCGAAGTCTTCACCGGGTCCGCACAGGACAACGTGTTCAACAGCTCCGGCCACGATATCGGCGATGTCGAAATGACGCTGCGCTATCAGCTCAACGAAGGCGGTCCCGACAAGTTCTACTACGTCGGCTGGCTGCGCTTCAAGACCGCGACGGGCAAGAGCCCGTTCGATGTCGTCACCGATTGCGTGACGCGCTGCATCGGCAACACGACAGGCACAGGCCTGCCGCTCGAGCAGCCGACCGGCAGCGGCTTCTATGCGATCCAGCCCGGTCTCACGTGGCTGTTTCCGAGCGATCCGGTCGTGTTCTTCGGCAACTTCAGCTATTTGCACAGCTTCGGCCGCAGCGATCTGAGCCTCACGATTCTCAATGGCGAGAAAGACTTTGTCGGACGCGTGCAGCCCGGCGATATCTGGGGCTTCAATATCGGCATGGGTCTCGCGCTCAACGAGAAATCGTCGTTCAGTATCGGTTACGACCAGAGCATCGTGCTGCCGACGAAGCAGAACGGCGAGACTGTGCCCGGCTCCGTGCGCGTCGTGCTCGGTACGCTGCTGGTCGGCTACTCGTATCGGCTCTCGCCGAAGACCACGCTGAATTTCTCGCTCGGCGCGGGGCTGACGCGCGATACGCCCGATATCACGCTGACGTTCCGGTTGCCGATTACGTTCTGA
- a CDS encoding C39 family peptidase translates to MSDFARRACSSAVSLAFGAASASALALTLVCALPFANAARADEITIVDPSGANYAMHVTSLKEARFKRTIKQQYDFSCGSAAVATLLTYQYNYPVSEQTAFQEMFESGDQQKIRQQGFSLLDIKRFLERRGFVADGYELPLKKLAETNTPAIVLISESGYHHFVVVKGLRNDRVLIGDPATGTRPMPLQSFEKKWEDQVLFVIHNKPGMGIFNSPDDWRVAPSAPLYTGINRDGLYFVVIPKHGPSDF, encoded by the coding sequence ATGAGCGATTTCGCCCGTCGTGCGTGCTCGTCCGCCGTTTCGCTTGCGTTCGGCGCCGCATCCGCTTCCGCGCTCGCGCTGACGCTTGTCTGCGCACTACCGTTCGCGAATGCCGCGCGCGCCGACGAAATCACGATCGTCGATCCGTCCGGCGCGAACTACGCAATGCATGTGACGAGCCTCAAGGAGGCGCGTTTCAAGCGGACCATCAAGCAGCAGTACGACTTCAGTTGCGGATCGGCGGCGGTCGCGACGCTGCTTACGTATCAGTACAACTATCCGGTCAGCGAACAGACCGCGTTTCAGGAGATGTTCGAGAGCGGCGATCAGCAGAAGATCCGGCAGCAAGGATTTTCGCTGCTCGATATCAAGCGCTTTCTCGAGCGGCGCGGTTTTGTCGCGGACGGCTACGAACTGCCGCTGAAAAAACTCGCGGAGACGAATACGCCGGCGATCGTGCTGATCAGCGAGAGCGGCTATCACCACTTCGTCGTCGTCAAGGGATTGCGCAACGACCGCGTGCTGATCGGCGATCCGGCGACGGGCACGCGGCCGATGCCGCTGCAAAGCTTCGAAAAGAAATGGGAAGACCAGGTTTTGTTCGTGATCCACAACAAACCGGGCATGGGCATTTTCAATAGCCCGGACGACTGGCGCGTCGCGCCGAGCGCGCCGCTCTATACCGGTATCAATCGCGACGGACTCTACTTTGTCGTGATACCCAAACACGGACCGAGCGACTTCTGA
- a CDS encoding alpha/beta fold hydrolase: MSAWILLRGLTREARHWGVLPQHLADTFDGARVLSIDLPGNGEFARLRSSCSVADMVGFVRHVVFESGVPGPYRVLAMSLGGMVATDWAQRHPHEIESLVLINSSMRPFNRPHERLRPRAWPVLMRVIAHWRDACAAESAIHAMTCNNRHTLAADIDAWAAIRRSAPVTRLNALRQLTAAATFRAAAQPPACRTLILSSAADGLVDPACSASVAAAWCAPHRQHASAGHDIPHDDPAWIVAQLRDVLRQFPANEN; this comes from the coding sequence ATGAGCGCATGGATCCTGCTGCGCGGGCTCACGCGTGAAGCACGGCACTGGGGCGTTTTGCCGCAGCACCTTGCCGACACTTTCGACGGCGCGCGCGTGCTGTCGATCGATCTGCCCGGCAACGGCGAATTTGCGCGGCTGCGCTCGTCATGCAGCGTGGCGGATATGGTGGGCTTCGTGCGGCACGTTGTGTTCGAAAGCGGTGTGCCGGGACCGTACCGCGTGCTGGCGATGTCGCTCGGCGGAATGGTCGCAACGGACTGGGCGCAGCGGCATCCGCATGAAATCGAATCGCTCGTGCTGATCAACTCGAGCATGCGTCCGTTCAACCGGCCGCACGAGCGGCTGCGCCCGCGAGCATGGCCGGTGCTGATGCGCGTCATCGCGCACTGGCGCGACGCGTGCGCCGCGGAAAGCGCGATTCACGCGATGACCTGCAATAACCGGCACACGCTCGCCGCCGACATCGACGCGTGGGCTGCGATTCGACGCAGCGCGCCGGTGACCCGCCTCAACGCCTTGCGCCAACTCACGGCGGCGGCGACGTTTCGCGCGGCGGCGCAGCCGCCCGCATGCCGCACGCTGATTCTCTCTTCGGCCGCGGATGGCCTCGTGGATCCTGCGTGTTCCGCGAGTGTCGCGGCCGCGTGGTGCGCGCCGCACCGGCAGCACGCATCGGCGGGTCACGATATTCCGCATGACGATCCCGCATGGATCGTCGCCCAGCTGCGCGATGTTCTGCGCCAGTTCCCCGCAAATGAAAATTAA
- a CDS encoding M14 family zinc carboxypeptidase — protein MQQVLSFLPDSFAEYEEQKAILEASRAIFEIRSVCETRVRGRTFCVFTASIGSTDPLAPAIGFFGGIHGLERIGSQLVLDYMRSLIGRLEWDELLVRQLQSVRLIFVPIVNPGGMWAATRANPNGVDLMRNGPQDADEHVPWLAGGQRLGAWLPWYRGRRGAPMEAEAVALLQVVENELAARPFSVALDCHSGYGWRDSIWFPYARTRRAMPHLAEMYALKTMFERAHPHHGYMFEPQSHQYLLHGDLWDCAYDRRPPSSIFLPMTLELGSWLWIKKNPRQIFSRQGMFNPVKAHRTERVLRRHANLLDFLTRAAYSSQRWLPQGAVRQQLLQHAFDLWYGPQRV, from the coding sequence ATGCAACAGGTTCTCAGCTTTTTGCCCGATTCATTCGCGGAGTACGAAGAGCAGAAGGCCATACTCGAAGCAAGCAGGGCAATCTTCGAGATTCGCAGCGTCTGCGAAACACGGGTGCGGGGCAGAACATTCTGCGTTTTTACGGCGAGCATCGGCTCGACGGATCCGCTTGCGCCCGCGATCGGATTTTTCGGCGGCATTCACGGGCTCGAGCGGATCGGCTCGCAGCTCGTGCTCGATTACATGCGTTCGCTGATCGGGCGGCTCGAATGGGACGAACTGCTCGTGCGCCAATTGCAATCGGTGCGGCTAATCTTCGTACCAATCGTGAATCCGGGCGGCATGTGGGCCGCGACGCGCGCGAATCCGAATGGCGTCGACCTGATGCGCAACGGCCCACAGGATGCCGACGAGCACGTGCCGTGGCTGGCCGGCGGGCAACGCCTCGGCGCCTGGCTGCCGTGGTATCGCGGCCGGCGCGGCGCGCCGATGGAGGCCGAAGCGGTCGCCTTGCTGCAAGTCGTCGAGAACGAGCTCGCGGCGCGGCCGTTCAGTGTCGCGCTCGATTGCCATTCCGGATACGGCTGGCGCGACAGTATCTGGTTTCCGTATGCGCGCACGCGCCGCGCCATGCCGCATCTTGCCGAGATGTATGCATTGAAGACGATGTTCGAGCGCGCGCATCCTCACCACGGCTATATGTTCGAGCCGCAAAGCCACCAATATCTGCTGCACGGCGACCTGTGGGACTGCGCCTATGACCGCCGCCCGCCGTCAAGCATTTTTCTGCCGATGACGCTCGAGCTCGGCTCGTGGCTATGGATCAAGAAGAATCCGCGGCAGATCTTTTCGCGGCAGGGCATGTTCAATCCGGTGAAAGCACATCGCACCGAACGCGTGCTGCGGCGTCATGCGAATCTGCTCGACTTCCTGACCCGCGCGGCGTATTCGTCGCAGCGCTGGCTACCGCAGGGCGCGGTGCGCCAGCAACTGCTGCAGCATGCGTTCGACCTCTGGTACGGGCCGCAGCGCGTATGA
- the phnC gene encoding phosphonate ABC transporter ATP-binding protein: MEAIRIERLSKTFNNGRKALDEIDLRVEPGEMVALIGASGSGKSTLLRHIAGFTASDAQPSRIEILGRPIQHNGRIVREVRRIRRDIGFVFQQFNLVNRMSVETNVLVGALARLPLWRRLTGAFPRHERELSLAALREVGIGDHLHERAGNLSGGQQQRAAIARALVQQARIILADEPIASLDPESSRRVMEMLRKLNTERQLTVLVSLHQVDIAMQYCPRTVALRRGKIVYDGPSARLTPALLQQLYGDDARELLDEPADDDASHASQLYPFALDPAHST; the protein is encoded by the coding sequence ATGGAAGCCATCCGCATCGAACGTTTGAGCAAGACGTTCAACAACGGCCGCAAAGCGCTCGATGAAATCGATCTGCGTGTCGAGCCCGGCGAAATGGTCGCGCTGATCGGCGCTTCCGGTTCGGGCAAATCGACGTTGCTGCGGCACATTGCCGGCTTCACCGCTTCCGATGCGCAACCATCGCGAATTGAGATTCTCGGCCGGCCGATCCAGCACAACGGCCGCATCGTGCGCGAAGTGCGGCGCATCCGCCGCGACATCGGCTTCGTGTTCCAGCAGTTCAATCTCGTCAATCGCATGTCGGTCGAAACGAATGTGCTGGTCGGCGCGCTCGCGCGTTTGCCGTTGTGGCGCCGGCTGACGGGCGCCTTTCCGCGCCACGAACGCGAGCTTTCGCTTGCGGCGTTGCGTGAAGTCGGCATCGGCGACCATCTGCACGAACGCGCGGGCAATCTGTCCGGCGGCCAGCAGCAGCGCGCGGCGATCGCGCGCGCACTCGTGCAGCAGGCGCGCATCATTCTCGCCGACGAACCGATCGCATCGCTCGATCCCGAATCGTCGCGCCGCGTGATGGAGATGCTGCGCAAGCTCAACACCGAACGTCAGCTGACCGTGCTCGTGTCGCTGCATCAGGTCGATATCGCGATGCAGTACTGCCCGCGCACGGTCGCGCTCCGGCGCGGCAAGATCGTCTACGACGGCCCGTCGGCAAGACTCACACCGGCGCTGTTGCAGCAGCTCTATGGCGACGACGCGCGCGAGCTGCTCGATGAACCTGCAGACGACGACGCATCGCACGCTTCGCAGTTGTACCCGTTTGCGCTGGATCCGGCGCACTCCACGTGA
- the phnD gene encoding phosphonate ABC transporter substrate-binding protein — protein MKFLRSLIVGVAAFACVAAHAEDPKELNFGIISTDASSTLRQRWQPLIDDLNKKTGLHVKAFFATDYAGIIEGMRFNKVQIGYFGNASAMEAVDRSNGEIFVKTVTADGSGGYKSLLITNVNSRFKTLDDVFKNTKDVNLGWGDPNSTSGTLIPGYDLFAKRGVTVNSATFKTVLPSSHEANLLAVVNDKIDVATNNTMELDRLKMQHPDKFAQVRVLWTSPLIPSDPLVWRKDLPQDTKDKLRDFFVNYAKTDPHEKEVMKNLTTFSGFVASSDAQLLPIRQVALFQLKQKIEADKNLSDADRKTQTAAIDAKLTALNNEAPKQ, from the coding sequence ATGAAATTCTTGCGCTCACTGATCGTCGGCGTAGCGGCATTCGCCTGCGTCGCTGCTCACGCTGAAGATCCGAAAGAACTCAATTTCGGCATCATCTCGACCGATGCATCGAGCACGCTGCGCCAACGCTGGCAACCGCTGATCGACGACCTGAACAAGAAGACCGGCCTGCACGTGAAGGCGTTCTTCGCGACCGACTACGCGGGCATCATCGAAGGGATGCGCTTCAACAAGGTTCAGATCGGCTACTTCGGCAATGCATCGGCGATGGAAGCAGTCGACCGTTCGAACGGCGAGATCTTCGTGAAGACGGTCACCGCGGACGGCTCGGGCGGCTACAAGTCGCTGCTGATCACGAACGTGAACAGCCGCTTCAAGACGCTCGACGATGTGTTCAAGAACACGAAGGACGTGAACCTCGGCTGGGGCGATCCGAATTCGACGTCGGGCACGCTGATTCCGGGCTACGACCTGTTCGCGAAGCGCGGCGTGACGGTGAACAGCGCGACGTTCAAGACAGTGCTGCCGTCGAGCCACGAAGCGAACCTGCTGGCCGTGGTCAACGACAAGATCGACGTCGCGACGAACAACACGATGGAACTGGATCGCCTGAAGATGCAGCATCCGGACAAGTTCGCGCAGGTGCGCGTGCTGTGGACCTCGCCGCTGATTCCGAGCGACCCGCTCGTGTGGCGCAAGGACCTGCCGCAGGACACGAAGGACAAGCTGCGCGACTTCTTCGTCAACTACGCGAAGACGGATCCGCACGAGAAGGAAGTGATGAAGAATCTGACCACGTTTAGCGGCTTTGTCGCATCGTCGGACGCGCAGCTGTTGCCGATCCGTCAGGTCGCGCTGTTCCAGCTGAAGCAGAAGATCGAAGCGGACAAGAATCTCTCCGATGCGGACCGCAAGACGCAGACCGCCGCGATCGATGCGAAGCTCACCGCACTCAATAACGAGGCGCCGAAGCAATAA